A genomic window from Tolypothrix sp. PCC 7910 includes:
- a CDS encoding glycosyltransferase family 2 protein, producing MFSVFILTYNEELDIAACIESAMLSDDIIVVDSCSSDRTVEIANRYPVRVFEHPFESHGRQRTWMLESIMPKYEWVYILEADERMTPELFAECEQATQNPDYIGYYVAERVMFMNRWIRHSTQYPRYQLRLFRHGKVWFSDYGHTEREVCNGATSFLKETYPHYTCSKGLSRWIEKHNRYSTDEAIETLHQIEQGDVKWRDLFFGKSEVEKRRALKDLSLRLPARPLVRFFYMYFLLGGCLDGRAGMAWCTLQAFYEYLILLKAWEMKHMPVPSLETKVSVAQTSTQVDVV from the coding sequence ATGTTTTCTGTTTTTATACTGACTTATAACGAAGAATTAGACATTGCTGCTTGTATAGAATCAGCAATGTTATCGGATGACATTATTGTTGTGGATTCATGCAGCAGCGATCGCACTGTAGAAATTGCCAATCGCTATCCAGTTCGCGTCTTTGAACACCCTTTTGAAAGCCACGGGCGACAGCGTACTTGGATGCTAGAGTCGATTATGCCTAAGTATGAATGGGTCTACATTCTAGAAGCTGATGAACGTATGACACCAGAACTGTTTGCAGAATGCGAACAAGCAACGCAAAATCCAGACTACATTGGTTACTACGTTGCAGAACGTGTTATGTTTATGAATCGTTGGATTCGCCACAGTACCCAATATCCCCGTTATCAACTACGTCTTTTCCGTCATGGTAAAGTGTGGTTTTCTGATTACGGACATACTGAACGTGAAGTTTGTAATGGTGCAACCAGCTTTTTAAAAGAAACTTATCCCCACTATACTTGTAGCAAGGGTTTGAGCCGTTGGATTGAGAAACATAACCGTTATTCTACTGATGAAGCCATAGAAACACTGCATCAAATAGAACAAGGAGATGTGAAATGGCGAGATTTATTTTTTGGTAAATCAGAGGTAGAAAAACGCCGCGCCTTAAAAGACTTATCTTTGCGATTACCTGCTAGGCCACTGGTACGCTTCTTTTATATGTATTTTTTATTAGGCGGCTGTTTAGATGGACGCGCTGGCATGGCTTGGTGTACATTACAGGCATTCTACGAATACTTAATTTTGCTGAAAGCATGGGAAATGAAGCATATGCCCGTCCCTAGCTTAGAGACAAAAGTGTCTGTTGCACAAACAAGTACACAGGTTGATGTGGTTTAA
- a CDS encoding HpsJ family protein, which translates to MVKRFTTVNTALTLKVVGIILILSFLLDFAILLLPFQPTDRTWQIALATALVDRGIVPLVGFGILFAAYWIETDGDSDRAPSLDLRFPAFVLSSILGLMFLLIFPLHLNNVNQAKAQAVNQINQDADQAENQLNNRLSQLQAQLNTEQGKAQLEQLRNQTKAQLTEILKDEQKYKQALESPQVPAAVKDLLKKAKADPKVLDKAIQEQTDIQAQRNQQLSLVRQRKEEAEKQAKDNAWKSGIRTGISSLLLSLGYIIIGWTGLKGMGSFQNSGRKTPAPR; encoded by the coding sequence ATGGTGAAACGTTTTACTACCGTGAACACTGCCCTGACATTAAAGGTGGTGGGCATTATCCTAATTTTGTCCTTTTTGCTAGATTTTGCGATTCTGTTGTTACCCTTCCAACCAACCGATCGCACATGGCAAATTGCTTTGGCTACAGCCCTTGTAGATCGGGGGATTGTACCATTGGTAGGTTTTGGGATACTGTTTGCGGCTTATTGGATTGAGACTGATGGTGATAGCGATCGCGCACCCAGTCTCGATCTGAGATTCCCTGCTTTCGTACTATCAAGTATCTTAGGCTTAATGTTTTTGTTAATTTTCCCCCTGCATCTCAATAATGTGAATCAAGCGAAGGCTCAAGCCGTAAATCAAATTAACCAAGATGCAGATCAGGCAGAAAATCAACTCAACAATCGCTTATCGCAATTGCAAGCACAACTGAATACTGAGCAAGGAAAAGCACAGCTAGAACAACTGCGAAATCAAACCAAAGCTCAGTTGACTGAAATACTTAAGGACGAGCAAAAATATAAGCAAGCACTAGAAAGCCCTCAAGTCCCCGCAGCTGTTAAAGATTTGTTGAAGAAAGCTAAGGCAGATCCAAAAGTACTCGACAAAGCTATTCAAGAACAAACAGATATTCAAGCGCAACGTAACCAACAACTGAGCCTAGTTCGTCAGCGTAAGGAAGAAGCCGAGAAACAAGCTAAAGACAATGCTTGGAAATCTGGAATCCGAACTGGTATTAGCAGTTTGCTGTTATCTCTTGGTTACATCATCATCGGTTGGACAGGATTAAAAGGTATGGGAAGCTTCCAAAATAGTGGACGCAAAACTCCTGCACCTCGTTAA